In Rattus rattus isolate New Zealand chromosome 9, Rrattus_CSIRO_v1, whole genome shotgun sequence, a genomic segment contains:
- the LOC116909043 gene encoding LOW QUALITY PROTEIN: high mobility group protein B4-like (The sequence of the model RefSeq protein was modified relative to this genomic sequence to represent the inferred CDS: inserted 2 bases in 1 codon): protein MGLNPELGLLLGYERVAWLEKANRYVQVSQQKHRTNPEPFFQAGHFSAGVCESQAQSRITTWLLQFESLRRHLLQDGSSCFYNHGKRKQERPKVNVSPYVHFMMDFRNQMREQQPNTSMTLXEFSRKCSEKWRTISKKEKKKYEALAKRDKDRYQHEMRNYTGPRRERRRRDADAPRKPPSSFLLFSMEHFDQIKEQHPNWTVGQLAKAAGRMWARCSEEDKIPYEERAAVLRAKYLEEREAYYHQCQHRN from the exons ATGGGTTTGAATCCAGAACTTGGCCTCTTGCTGGGCTATGAGCGGGTGGCTTGGCTG GAAAAAGCTAACCGTTATGTCCAAGTGTCGCAGCAAAAGCACAGGACAAATCCAGAGCCCTTTTTTCAAGCTGGACACTTTTCTGCTGGGGTTTGTGAATCCCAGGCCCAGAGCCGCATTACTACGTGGCTGCTGCAGTTTGAATCCCTGCGTCGCCATCTGCTG CAGGATGGGAGTTCGTGCTTCTATAAtcatgggaaaagaaagcaagaaagaccGAAAGTGAACGTCTCTCCTTATGTCCACTTTATGATGGACTTCAGAAATCAAATGAGGGAGCAACAGCCAAACACGAGTATGACTTT CGAATTTTCTAGAAAGTGTTCTGAAAAGTGGAGGACCATCtcgaagaaggaaaagaagaagtatgAAGCCCTAGCCAAGCGCGACAAAGATCGGTACCAACATGAAATGAGAAACTACACCGGAccgagaagggagagaagaaggagggatgcAGATGCACCGCGGAAGCCCCCATCCTCGTTCCTGCTCTTCTCCATGGAACACTTTGACCAGATAAAAGAACAACACCCAAACTGGACTGTGGGGCAGTTGGCCAAGGCTGCAGGGAGGATGTGGGCCAGGTGTTCGGAAGAGGATAAAATCCCCTACGAGGAGAGGGCTGCCGTTCTGAGGGCCAAGTACCTTGAAGAACGGGAGGCCTACTACCACCAATGCCAGCACAGGAACTAA